Genomic segment of Candidatus Methylarchaceae archaeon HK02M2:
TATCTTCGAAGCTTAATTTTAAGATGAATGATAGTGCAAAGACTACGCTAGGAAGGAATGCGGGTTGTGCAGGCTTTCCCCCAAAGCAGGCATACCTTACAGGACCGTCTGTTTCCGTGAGTATCAATTCTAGTGGAGTCCTCTCAGCCAAAATTTTCGATCTCTTTGAATAGATGATTGTAGGTCCAAAAGATACATAACACCCCCTATCTACAGCTCTACTCAATTGTTGAAGATCGCCACTGTACCAATGAAGCATTATACCCTTTATCCTAAAAGAAGAGAGGGTATCGATTACTTCCTTTTGAGATCCTCTTGAGTGAATTGAAACTGGCTTTTCAAATTTTTCAGCCAATTCTAAGAGTTTTTTGAATAAAGATTTCTGTTTTCTATAAGCCTCCTCATTATCAACATACTTTCTATCCAGTCCTATCTCCCCTATGCCACAAATACGATCTTTCTCTCTGTATAGAAAGGTCTCAAACTCTTCCAAATCAGCCTCTTGGATAGACCAAGGGTGTATACCAACGAAAGGTAATAATTTATCCCTAAAAGATTCAGATAAACTTAAAGTCTTTAATGAAGAGTTCAAATCCATCGA
This window contains:
- a CDS encoding TatD family hydrolase, whose translation is MSIKFIDAHMHLADSDFDKYIRHIIAFLKKANIILLSNSMDLNSSLKTLSLSESFRDKLLPFVGIHPWSIQEADLEEFETFLYREKDRICGIGEIGLDRKYVDNEEAYRKQKSLFKKLLELAEKFEKPVSIHSRGSQKEVIDTLSSFRIKGIMLHWYSGDLQQLSRAVDRGCYVSFGPTIIYSKRSKILAERTPLELILTETDGPVRYACFGGKPAQPAFLPSVVFALSFILKLSFEDTANLVRDNSSSYMNMQL